The following coding sequences are from one Diospyros lotus cultivar Yz01 chromosome 7, ASM1463336v1, whole genome shotgun sequence window:
- the LOC127806819 gene encoding respiratory burst oxidase homolog protein E isoform X1, with the protein MRSTSVDSGSRASSYTRTFALPDDHHHSRDSSADYLNFGGAMLPVFLNDLRRNRHPNDFVQVTLELDAAADSILVCSVAPTSNAAADDQPPPANGFLARSLSATSRIRRKFSWLRSSSSRAPSETEAPTVSARDVMRMRAKLDRTRSSAQRALRGLRFISKTTGTSDANELWRKVESRFDYLAKDGLLCREDFGECIGMVDSKEFAVRIFDALARRRRQKLGKISKEELHDFWLQVSDQSFDARLQIFFDMVDRNEDGKITKDEVQELLILSASANKLSKIKDRAEEYASLIMEELDPEDLGYIEIWQLETLLLQRDNYMNYSRPLSTASAGWSQNLSTFRPNNLARTVACSLKCMVVEHWNKGCILLLWILAMAGLFTWKFYQYKERAAFQVMGYCLAIAKGAAETLKLNMALILLPVCRNTLTWLRSTRARHFVPFDDNINFHKIIACAIAIGVMLHAGSHLTCDFPRLVNSSPEKFALIATDFNEVKPTYKDLLTGVEGLTGISMVILMTIAFTLATRHLRRNILKLPPPFNRLTGFNAFWYSHHLFGLVYVLLLIHGTFLFLSHGWYQKTTWMYVSLPLIVYVGERSLRTCRSEHYSVKILKVSVLPGDVFSLVMSRPNGFKYKSGQYIFLKCPKISPFEWHPFSITSAPGDNYLSVHIRTVGDWTQELKRVFTEDVGSASVIGRAKFGQPGYIDQRGLARLLVDGPYGAPAQDYRNYDVLLLVGLGIGATPFVSILRELLNNTRADDHMDSATETSGSNSSLSSRTSCSNSTTTSEKKKLQRTTNAHFYWVTREPGSLEWFKGVMNEVADMDHKGQIEMHNYLTSVYEEGDARSTLITMVQALNHAKHGVDILSGTRVRTHFARPNWKEVFHKLASKHPFATVGVFYCGMPLLAKELRKLSHELTHQTSTRFEFHKENF; encoded by the exons ATGAGATCGACTTCCGTCGACAGCGGGTCCAGGGCTTCCAGTTACACCCGTACATTCGCCTTGCCTGATGATCATCATCATTCTAGAGACTCTTCCGCCGACTACCTCAACTTCGGCGGTGCAATGCTCCCCGTCTTCCTCAACGACCTCCGACGCAACCGCCACCCCAACGATTTCGTCCAAGTTACGCTAGAGCTCGACGCCGCCGCCGACTCCATTCTTGTCTGCAGCGTCGCCCCTACTTCCAATGCGGCCGCCGACGACCAACCGCCCCCTGCCAACGGATTTCTCGCCAGGAGTCTCTCTGCTACTTCCAGAATTCGCCGGAAATTCTCCTGGCTCAGGTCCTCGTCGTCCCGAGCGCCGTCGGAAACCGAAGCACCGACGGTCTCGGCTCGCGATGTCATGAGAATGCGAGCCAAACTTGACAGGACGAGATCCAGCGCTCAGCGAGCACTCAGAGGCCTCCGCTTCATCAGCAAAACCACGGGAACGTCGGACGCCAACGAGCTCTGGAGGAAGGTGGAGTCGCGATTCGATTACCTGGCCAAGGACGGTTTGCTCTGCAGAGAGGACTTTGGAGAATGCATCG GAATGGTTGACTCCAAAGAGTTTGCTGTGCGAATATTCGATGCATTGGCGAGGCGAAGACGTCAGAAGCTTGGGAAGATATCCAAAGAAGAGCTTCACGATTTCTGGTTGCAGGTTTCAGACCAGAGCTTTGACGCTCGTCTTCAGATTTTCTTTGACAT GGTGGATCGCAACGAAGATGGAAAAATCACCAAGGACGAAGTTCAGGAG CTTTTGATACTCAGTGCTTCAGCCAATAAGTTGTCCAAGATAAAGGATCGAGCGGAGGAGTACGCTTCGCTGATAATGGAAGAGCTAGACCCAGAAGATCTTGGCTACATAGAG ATATGGCAGCTGGAAACGCTTCTCCTACAAAGAGACAACTACATGAACTATAGCAGACCTCTCAGCACAGCCAGTGCGGGTTGGAGCCAGAACTTAAGCACGTTTAGGCCTAACAACTTAGCTCGCACGGTAGCCTGCAGCCTCAAGTGTATGGTAGTAGAGCACTGGAACAAGGGTTGCATCTTACTGCTTTGGATCCTGGCCATGGCTGGCCTATTTACTTGGAAGTTCTATCAGTACAAGGAAAGGGCAGCGTTTCAAGTAATGGGTTATTGCTTGGCGATAGCTAAAGGAGCCGCAGAGACTCTAAAGCTCAACATGGCCTTAATCCTCTTACCAGTGTGCCGAAATACGCTTACATGGCTCCGGTCTACAAGAGCCAGACATTTTGTCCCTTTCGACGACAATATCAATTTTCACAAG ATAATTGCATGTGCTATAGCAATTGGAGTCATGCTTCATGCTGGGAGTCACTTGACATGTGATTTTCCCCGTCTGGTTAACTCGTCCCCAGAAAAATTTGCCTTGATAGCCACCGACTTCAATGAAGTAAAGCCCACATACAAGGACCTTCTTACAGGTGTTGAAGGACTGACTGGCATATCTATGGTGATTCTCATGACTATTGCTTTCACACTGGCAACAAGACACTTGAGGAGAAATATACTTAAGTTGCCACCACCTTTCAACCGACTTACAGGCTTTAATGCATTCTGGTATTCTCATCACCTTTTCGGCCTAGTCTACGTGTTGCTACTAATCCATGGAACCTTCTTGTTCTTGTCCCACGGATGGTATCAGAAGACG ACGTGGATGTACGTCTCTCTTCCTCTCATCGTCTATGTTGGAGAAAGGAGTCTCAGAACATGTCGATCAGAACATTATTCTGTTAAGATATTGAAg GTTTCAGTGTTGCCAGGAGATGTTTTCAGCCTGGTCATGTCAAGACCAAATGGATTTAAATACAAAAGCGGGcaatatatatttctaaaatgCCCAAAAATCTCCCCATTTGAATG GCATCCATTTTCAATAACATCGGCACCAGGAGACAACTATTTGAGTGTTCATATACGGACGGTGGGAGATTGGACCCAAGAGCTTAAGAGAGTATTTACTGAGGATGTGGGTTCAGCGTCTGTGATTGGTAGAGCAAAGTTTGGGCAACCTGGCTACATAGATCAAAGAGG TTTGGCCAGATTGCTCGTTGATGGACCCTATGGTGCTCCAGCGCAGGACTACAGAAATTATGATGTCTTACTTCTTGTTGGGCTTGGAATTGGAGCGACTCCTTTTGTAAGCATACTCAGAGAACTATTAAACAACACAAGGGCAGACGACCATATG GATTCAGCTACCGAAACCAGCGGATCAAATAGCAGCCTTAGCAGTCGTACAAGTTGCTCAAATTCAACAACAACAAGcgaaaagaagaaattacagaGGACAACAAATGCACATTTCTACTGGGTTACCAGGGAACCTGGCTCCTTGGAATGGTTCAAAGGGGTGATGAATGAGGTTGCAGATATGGATCACAAA GGCCAGATCGAAATGCATAACTATCTGACGAGTGTTTATGAGGAGGGAGATGCAAGGTCTACACTTATAACAATGGTTCAGGCTCTCAACCATGCCAAACATGGCGTTGACATCTTATCTGGCACCAGA GTAAGGACTCATTTTGCCAGACCAAACTGGAAAGAAGTCTTCCACAAACTAGCCTCCAAGCATCCGTTTGCCACAGTAG GAGTGTTCTATTGTGGGATGCCCCTGTTGGCTAAGGAGCTGAGGAAGCTGTCCCATGAACTGACTCACCAGACATCAACACGCTTCGAGTTCCACAAGGAGAATTTCTGA
- the LOC127806819 gene encoding respiratory burst oxidase homolog protein E isoform X2 — protein sequence MRSTSVDSGSRASSYTRTFALPDDHHHSRDSSADYLNFGGAMLPVFLNDLRRNRHPNDFVQVTLELDAAADSILVCSVAPTSNAAADDQPPPANGFLARSLSATSRIRRKFSWLRSSSSRAPSETEAPTVSARDVMRMRAKLDRTRSSAQRALRGLRFISKTTGTSDANELWRKVESRFDYLAKDGLLCREDFGECIGMVDSKEFAVRIFDALARRRRQKLGKISKEELHDFWLQVSDQSFDARLQIFFDMVDRNEDGKITKDEVQELLILSASANKLSKIKDRAEEYASLIMEELDPEDLGYIEIWQLETLLLQRDNYMNYSRPLSTASAGWSQNLSTFRPNNLARTVACSLKCMVVEHWNKGCILLLWILAMAGLFTWKFYQYKERAAFQVMGYCLAIAKGAAETLKLNMALILLPVCRNTLTWLRSTRARHFVPFDDNINFHKIIACAIAIGVMLHAGSHLTCDFPRLVNSSPEKFALIATDFNEVKPTYKDLLTGVEGLTGISMVILMTIAFTLATRHLRRNILKLPPPFNRLTGFNAFWYSHHLFGLVYVLLLIHGTFLFLSHGWYQKTTWMYVSLPLIVYVGERSLRTCRSEHYSVKILKVSVLPGDVFSLVMSRPNGFKYKSGQYIFLKCPKISPFEWHPFSITSAPGDNYLSVHIRTVGDWTQELKRVFTEDVGSASVIGRAKFGQPGYIDQRGLARLLVDGPYGAPAQDYRNYDVLLLVGLGIGATPFVSILRELLNNTRADDHMVQFTIKIQLPKPADQIAALAVVQVAQIQQQQAKRRNYRGQQMHISTGLPGNLAPWNGSKG from the exons ATGAGATCGACTTCCGTCGACAGCGGGTCCAGGGCTTCCAGTTACACCCGTACATTCGCCTTGCCTGATGATCATCATCATTCTAGAGACTCTTCCGCCGACTACCTCAACTTCGGCGGTGCAATGCTCCCCGTCTTCCTCAACGACCTCCGACGCAACCGCCACCCCAACGATTTCGTCCAAGTTACGCTAGAGCTCGACGCCGCCGCCGACTCCATTCTTGTCTGCAGCGTCGCCCCTACTTCCAATGCGGCCGCCGACGACCAACCGCCCCCTGCCAACGGATTTCTCGCCAGGAGTCTCTCTGCTACTTCCAGAATTCGCCGGAAATTCTCCTGGCTCAGGTCCTCGTCGTCCCGAGCGCCGTCGGAAACCGAAGCACCGACGGTCTCGGCTCGCGATGTCATGAGAATGCGAGCCAAACTTGACAGGACGAGATCCAGCGCTCAGCGAGCACTCAGAGGCCTCCGCTTCATCAGCAAAACCACGGGAACGTCGGACGCCAACGAGCTCTGGAGGAAGGTGGAGTCGCGATTCGATTACCTGGCCAAGGACGGTTTGCTCTGCAGAGAGGACTTTGGAGAATGCATCG GAATGGTTGACTCCAAAGAGTTTGCTGTGCGAATATTCGATGCATTGGCGAGGCGAAGACGTCAGAAGCTTGGGAAGATATCCAAAGAAGAGCTTCACGATTTCTGGTTGCAGGTTTCAGACCAGAGCTTTGACGCTCGTCTTCAGATTTTCTTTGACAT GGTGGATCGCAACGAAGATGGAAAAATCACCAAGGACGAAGTTCAGGAG CTTTTGATACTCAGTGCTTCAGCCAATAAGTTGTCCAAGATAAAGGATCGAGCGGAGGAGTACGCTTCGCTGATAATGGAAGAGCTAGACCCAGAAGATCTTGGCTACATAGAG ATATGGCAGCTGGAAACGCTTCTCCTACAAAGAGACAACTACATGAACTATAGCAGACCTCTCAGCACAGCCAGTGCGGGTTGGAGCCAGAACTTAAGCACGTTTAGGCCTAACAACTTAGCTCGCACGGTAGCCTGCAGCCTCAAGTGTATGGTAGTAGAGCACTGGAACAAGGGTTGCATCTTACTGCTTTGGATCCTGGCCATGGCTGGCCTATTTACTTGGAAGTTCTATCAGTACAAGGAAAGGGCAGCGTTTCAAGTAATGGGTTATTGCTTGGCGATAGCTAAAGGAGCCGCAGAGACTCTAAAGCTCAACATGGCCTTAATCCTCTTACCAGTGTGCCGAAATACGCTTACATGGCTCCGGTCTACAAGAGCCAGACATTTTGTCCCTTTCGACGACAATATCAATTTTCACAAG ATAATTGCATGTGCTATAGCAATTGGAGTCATGCTTCATGCTGGGAGTCACTTGACATGTGATTTTCCCCGTCTGGTTAACTCGTCCCCAGAAAAATTTGCCTTGATAGCCACCGACTTCAATGAAGTAAAGCCCACATACAAGGACCTTCTTACAGGTGTTGAAGGACTGACTGGCATATCTATGGTGATTCTCATGACTATTGCTTTCACACTGGCAACAAGACACTTGAGGAGAAATATACTTAAGTTGCCACCACCTTTCAACCGACTTACAGGCTTTAATGCATTCTGGTATTCTCATCACCTTTTCGGCCTAGTCTACGTGTTGCTACTAATCCATGGAACCTTCTTGTTCTTGTCCCACGGATGGTATCAGAAGACG ACGTGGATGTACGTCTCTCTTCCTCTCATCGTCTATGTTGGAGAAAGGAGTCTCAGAACATGTCGATCAGAACATTATTCTGTTAAGATATTGAAg GTTTCAGTGTTGCCAGGAGATGTTTTCAGCCTGGTCATGTCAAGACCAAATGGATTTAAATACAAAAGCGGGcaatatatatttctaaaatgCCCAAAAATCTCCCCATTTGAATG GCATCCATTTTCAATAACATCGGCACCAGGAGACAACTATTTGAGTGTTCATATACGGACGGTGGGAGATTGGACCCAAGAGCTTAAGAGAGTATTTACTGAGGATGTGGGTTCAGCGTCTGTGATTGGTAGAGCAAAGTTTGGGCAACCTGGCTACATAGATCAAAGAGG TTTGGCCAGATTGCTCGTTGATGGACCCTATGGTGCTCCAGCGCAGGACTACAGAAATTATGATGTCTTACTTCTTGTTGGGCTTGGAATTGGAGCGACTCCTTTTGTAAGCATACTCAGAGAACTATTAAACAACACAAGGGCAGACGACCATATGGTACAATTCACGATCAA GATTCAGCTACCGAAACCAGCGGATCAAATAGCAGCCTTAGCAGTCGTACAAGTTGCTCAAATTCAACAACAACAAGcgaaaagaagaaattacagaGGACAACAAATGCACATTTCTACTGGGTTACCAGGGAACCTGGCTCCTTGGAATGGTTCAAAGGGGTGA
- the LOC127806820 gene encoding uncharacterized protein LOC127806820, with amino-acid sequence MEGLQKAYRSISQDSRLGLPSSSSSYSSASSLSADQSGVLVTRPPRRAVSLQTCSKLCAVCFVAGVVVGFILKRRVRRWASKVLKRIKDD; translated from the exons aTGGAGGGTTTACAGAAGGCGTACCGTTCAATTTCTCAAGATTCTAGATTGGGTCTtccttcgtcttcgtcttcctACTCCTCCGCCTCCTCTTTGTCAGCCGATCAATCTGGAGTCCTGGTGACCAGGCCGCCCAG ACGAGCTGTGTCACTCCAGACATGCTCAAAGCTTTGTGCAGTTTGCTTTGTTGCTGGTGTAGTAGTTGGTTTCATCTTGAAGCGACGTGTTCGGCGGTGGGCCTCTAAAGTTCTCAAGAGAATTAAAGATGATTAA